The following coding sequences are from one Streptomyces sp. NBC_01232 window:
- a CDS encoding ABC transporter substrate-binding protein, giving the protein MRSRSRTAAVLAAAITVVLTASACNGGDKTGGDDKSAGANAAVKAVVNAADKKGGTVVYEASDTPDSFDPGNTYYGFVFNFSRLYARPLTTFAPAPGAEGNKVVPDLAEGLGTPSDGGATWTYKLRKGVKYSDGSLVTSKDVKYAVERSNFARDVHSNGPNYLAQYLKNNETPYEGPYKDKSDTGLQSIETPDDQTIVFKLKQPFAEFDYLLANPQSAPVPKAKDNGADYVKNIVSSGSYMFESYEHDKQAVLVRNPNWDASTDPLRKQLPEKIVVKLKVNQETIDSNLKAGNTHIDIVGNGVAQQTQTELLTSKDPNTDNAEGGRLVYMAMNTKVAPFDNVECRKAVQYAIDKVSVQTAFGGPIRGAIASTVLPTDIPGHVDFNTYKTPDDKGDEAKAKAALTACGQPNGFETTITARNDRAGEVDMATAIQASLKKIGITVKIQQFPAGKYFSDYAGVPKFTEDNKIGLMMMQWGADWPSGFGFLQQVVHGDAISKTGNTNLSQLNDPEINKLLNDNIANTDAAAREKVYGEIDKKVMDQAVIVPLTYFKVLHYRSPKLTNVVSNPAWSGQYDYLNIGLK; this is encoded by the coding sequence ATGAGAAGCAGGTCGAGAACAGCCGCGGTGCTTGCCGCCGCCATCACCGTCGTCCTCACCGCCTCCGCCTGCAATGGTGGTGACAAGACCGGCGGCGACGACAAGTCGGCCGGCGCCAACGCCGCAGTCAAGGCCGTCGTCAACGCCGCGGACAAGAAGGGCGGGACGGTCGTCTACGAGGCGTCCGACACCCCCGACTCCTTCGACCCCGGCAACACGTACTACGGCTTCGTCTTCAACTTCAGCCGCCTGTACGCGCGTCCGCTGACCACCTTCGCGCCCGCCCCGGGCGCCGAGGGCAACAAGGTGGTCCCGGACCTCGCCGAGGGCCTCGGCACGCCGAGCGACGGCGGCGCCACCTGGACGTACAAGCTGCGCAAGGGCGTCAAGTACAGCGACGGCTCGCTGGTCACCTCCAAGGACGTCAAGTACGCGGTCGAGCGCAGCAACTTCGCGCGTGACGTGCACTCCAACGGTCCGAACTACCTCGCGCAGTACCTCAAGAACAACGAGACCCCGTACGAGGGCCCGTACAAGGACAAGTCCGACACCGGACTGCAGTCCATCGAGACCCCCGACGACCAGACGATCGTCTTCAAGCTGAAGCAGCCCTTCGCCGAGTTCGACTACCTGCTGGCGAACCCGCAGTCGGCCCCCGTGCCGAAGGCCAAGGACAACGGCGCGGACTATGTGAAGAACATCGTCTCCTCCGGCTCGTACATGTTCGAGAGCTACGAGCACGACAAGCAGGCCGTCCTGGTCCGCAACCCCAACTGGGACGCCTCCACGGACCCGCTGCGCAAGCAGCTCCCGGAGAAGATCGTCGTCAAGCTGAAGGTCAACCAGGAGACGATCGACTCCAACCTGAAGGCCGGCAACACCCACATCGACATCGTCGGTAACGGTGTGGCCCAGCAGACCCAGACCGAGCTGCTGACCTCGAAGGACCCGAACACCGACAACGCCGAGGGTGGTCGCCTGGTCTACATGGCGATGAACACCAAGGTGGCCCCGTTCGACAACGTGGAGTGCCGCAAGGCGGTCCAGTACGCGATCGACAAGGTGTCGGTGCAGACCGCCTTCGGCGGCCCGATCCGCGGCGCCATCGCCAGCACCGTCCTGCCGACCGACATCCCGGGTCACGTGGACTTCAACACCTACAAGACCCCCGATGACAAGGGCGACGAGGCCAAGGCCAAGGCCGCGCTGACCGCCTGCGGCCAGCCGAACGGCTTCGAGACCACCATCACCGCGCGCAACGACCGCGCCGGCGAGGTCGACATGGCCACGGCCATCCAGGCGTCCCTGAAGAAGATCGGGATCACGGTCAAGATCCAGCAGTTCCCGGCCGGCAAGTACTTCAGTGACTACGCGGGTGTCCCGAAGTTCACCGAGGACAACAAGATCGGCCTCATGATGATGCAGTGGGGCGCCGACTGGCCGAGCGGCTTCGGCTTCCTCCAGCAGGTCGTCCACGGTGACGCGATCAGCAAGACGGGCAACACCAACCTGTCGCAGCTGAACGACCCCGAGATCAACAAGCTGCTGAACGACAACATCGCCAACACCGACGCCGCCGCGCGCGAGAAGGTCTACGGCGAGATCGACAAGAAGGTCATGGACCAGGCGGTCATCGTGCCCCTGACCTACTTCAAGGTGCTGCACTACCGCTCGCCCAAGCTCACCAACGTGGTCTCCAACCCGGCGTGGAGCGGTCAGTACGACTACCTCAACATCGGCCTGAAGTAA
- a CDS encoding ABC transporter permease yields MFVYIVRRLFAAVFLLLVVSAITFAIFFLLPRLAGGTADSLATQYVGKNPSPESIAAVKKNLGFDQPLYAQYWDFLRGIFAGREFNYGPDPSQCNAPCLGYSFKDHVEVWPDIVTRLPVTASLTLGAAFIWLITGVTTGVVSALRPGSLFDRLAMGVALAGVSLPMFFTGTLSLAVFVFNWPMFTNVYVDFSEDPAAWFQGLVLPWCTLAFLYSALYARLTRAGMLETMSEDYIRTARAKGLRERVVVTRHGLRSALTPIVTIFGMDFGLLLGGAIVTETVFSYHGIGEYAYHAIAVNDLPKILGVTLFAGFFIVLCNLVVDLVYAIIDPRVRLS; encoded by the coding sequence GTGTTTGTGTACATCGTCCGGCGGCTGTTCGCCGCGGTGTTCCTGCTGCTCGTTGTCAGCGCGATCACCTTCGCGATCTTCTTCCTGCTGCCCCGGCTGGCCGGCGGCACGGCCGACTCGCTGGCCACCCAGTACGTGGGCAAGAACCCCTCGCCCGAGTCCATCGCCGCGGTCAAGAAGAACCTCGGTTTCGACCAGCCCCTGTACGCGCAGTACTGGGACTTCCTGAGGGGCATATTCGCGGGCCGCGAGTTCAACTACGGCCCCGACCCTTCGCAGTGCAACGCCCCCTGCCTCGGCTACTCCTTCAAGGACCACGTCGAGGTCTGGCCCGACATCGTCACCCGGCTGCCCGTCACCGCCTCCCTCACTCTGGGAGCCGCTTTCATCTGGCTGATCACGGGTGTCACCACCGGCGTGGTCTCGGCCCTGCGGCCGGGCTCGCTGTTCGACCGGCTCGCGATGGGCGTGGCCCTCGCCGGCGTCTCGCTGCCGATGTTCTTCACCGGCACGCTCTCGCTGGCCGTGTTCGTCTTCAACTGGCCCATGTTCACCAATGTGTACGTGGACTTCTCCGAGGATCCGGCGGCCTGGTTCCAGGGGCTGGTGCTGCCCTGGTGCACGCTCGCCTTCCTCTACTCCGCGCTCTACGCCCGGCTCACCCGGGCCGGAATGCTGGAGACCATGAGCGAGGACTACATCCGCACCGCGCGCGCCAAGGGCCTGCGCGAGCGGGTGGTCGTCACCCGCCACGGGCTGCGCTCCGCGCTGACCCCGATCGTGACCATCTTCGGCATGGACTTCGGGCTGCTCCTCGGCGGCGCCATCGTCACCGAGACGGTCTTCTCGTACCACGGCATCGGTGAGTACGCGTACCACGCCATCGCGGTGAACGACCTGCCGAAGATCCTCGGGGTGACCCTCTTCGCCGGATTCTTCATCGTGCTGTGCAACCTGGTGGTCGACCTCGTCTACGCCATCATCGACCCGAGGGTGAGGCTGTCGTGA
- a CDS encoding ABC transporter ATP-binding protein produces the protein MTDPTPKGSEAGAGDRATDTATTGTTTALAAVPGDGRPAEAFLDVRDLKVHFPTDDGVVKSVDGLSFQLDKGQTLGIVGESGSGKSVTSLAVMGLHRVGNASRSTVEMSGEIWLGGKELLSAEPEEVRRLRGRDMAMIFQDPLSALHPYYTIGSQIVEAYRVHNDVDKKTARKRAVEMLDRVGIPEPGKRVDDYPHQFSGGMRQRAMIAMSLVNNPDLLIADEPTTALDVTVQAQILDLIRDLQKEFGSAVIMITHDLGVVAEMADEILVMYGGRCVERGTAEKVFYEPRHPYTWGLLGSMPRIDREQSERLIPVKGSPPSLINIPDGCAFNPRCPYADVPKGNVTRTVRPELTQDDSRHWSACHMSQDERTRIWTEEIAPKL, from the coding sequence GTGACCGATCCGACTCCGAAGGGGAGCGAGGCCGGCGCCGGCGACCGCGCCACCGACACCGCCACCACCGGCACCACCACCGCCCTCGCGGCGGTACCGGGCGACGGCCGTCCCGCCGAGGCCTTCCTCGACGTACGCGACCTCAAGGTCCACTTCCCCACCGACGACGGCGTCGTCAAATCGGTCGACGGGCTCTCCTTCCAGCTGGACAAGGGCCAGACCCTCGGCATCGTGGGCGAGTCCGGCTCCGGCAAGTCGGTCACCTCGCTGGCCGTCATGGGCCTGCACCGGGTGGGCAACGCCAGCCGCTCCACCGTCGAGATGTCGGGCGAGATCTGGCTCGGCGGCAAGGAACTGCTGTCGGCCGAACCCGAGGAGGTGCGCCGGCTGCGGGGCCGCGACATGGCGATGATCTTCCAGGACCCGCTGAGCGCGCTGCACCCGTACTACACGATCGGCTCCCAGATCGTGGAGGCGTACCGCGTCCACAACGACGTGGACAAGAAGACGGCGCGCAAGCGGGCCGTCGAGATGCTCGACCGGGTGGGCATCCCCGAGCCGGGCAAGCGCGTCGACGACTATCCGCACCAGTTCTCGGGCGGCATGCGCCAGCGCGCGATGATCGCGATGTCGCTGGTCAACAACCCCGACCTGCTGATCGCGGACGAGCCGACCACGGCCCTGGACGTCACCGTGCAGGCGCAGATCCTGGACCTGATCCGTGATCTGCAGAAGGAGTTCGGCTCGGCCGTCATCATGATCACGCACGACCTCGGGGTCGTGGCGGAGATGGCCGACGAGATCCTCGTGATGTACGGCGGCCGGTGCGTCGAGCGGGGCACCGCCGAGAAGGTGTTCTACGAGCCCCGCCACCCCTACACCTGGGGCCTGCTGGGCTCGATGCCGCGCATCGACCGCGAGCAGAGCGAGCGCCTCATCCCGGTCAAGGGCTCCCCGCCCAGCCTCATCAACATCCCGGACGGCTGTGCCTTCAACCCGCGCTGCCCGTACGCCGACGTGCCCAAGGGCAACGTGACGCGTACGGTCCGGCCCGAGCTCACACAGGACGACAGCCGTCACTGGTCCGCCTGCCACATGTCGCAGGACGAGCGGACCCGGATCTGGACCGAAGAGATTGCGCCGAAGCTGTGA
- a CDS encoding ABC transporter ATP-binding protein, protein MKKTDTVVIPAQAKESPEVLLKVTSLAKHFPITKGLIRRQVGAVKAVDGLDFDVRRGETLGIVGESGCGKSTMGRLITRLLEPTGGSIEFEGKDITHLGVSGMRPLRRDVQMIFQDPYGSLNPRHTVGTIVSAPFKLQKVTPEGGLKAEVQRLLSLVGLNPEHYNRYPHEFSGGQRQRIGIARALALKPKLVVADEPVSALDVSIQAQVVNLLDDLQDELGLTYVIIAHDLSVIRHVSDRIAVMYLGKIVELADNKSLYGAPMHPYTTALMSAVPVPDPRRRGAKSGRILLKGDVPSPISPPSGCRFHTRCWKATQICATQEPPLLALKPGHQVACHHPENAADQAPGDQPLPGAADAVATVTE, encoded by the coding sequence ATGAAGAAGACGGACACGGTCGTCATCCCCGCGCAGGCCAAGGAGTCACCCGAGGTCCTGCTCAAGGTCACCAGCCTGGCGAAGCACTTCCCGATCACCAAGGGGCTGATCCGGCGCCAGGTGGGCGCGGTCAAGGCCGTCGACGGCCTCGACTTCGACGTCCGGCGCGGTGAGACCCTCGGCATCGTGGGCGAGTCCGGTTGCGGGAAGTCGACGATGGGCCGGCTGATCACGCGGCTGCTGGAGCCGACCGGCGGTTCCATCGAGTTCGAGGGCAAGGACATCACGCACCTGGGGGTGTCGGGCATGCGCCCGCTGCGCCGCGACGTGCAGATGATCTTCCAGGACCCCTACGGCTCGCTGAACCCCCGCCACACGGTGGGCACCATCGTCAGCGCGCCGTTCAAGCTCCAGAAGGTCACCCCGGAAGGCGGGCTCAAGGCGGAGGTCCAGCGGCTGCTGTCGCTCGTGGGTCTCAACCCCGAGCACTACAACCGCTACCCGCACGAGTTCTCCGGCGGCCAGCGCCAGCGCATCGGCATCGCCCGGGCCCTGGCGCTGAAGCCGAAGCTGGTGGTCGCGGACGAGCCCGTCTCGGCGCTGGACGTGTCGATCCAGGCCCAGGTGGTGAACCTGCTGGACGACCTCCAGGACGAGCTGGGTCTCACCTACGTGATCATCGCGCACGACCTGTCGGTCATCCGGCACGTCTCGGACCGCATCGCGGTGATGTACCTCGGCAAGATCGTCGAGCTCGCCGACAACAAGTCGCTGTACGGGGCGCCCATGCACCCGTACACCACGGCCCTGATGTCGGCCGTGCCGGTGCCCGACCCGAGGCGGCGCGGCGCCAAGAGCGGCCGCATCCTGCTCAAGGGCGACGTGCCGTCGCCGATCTCACCGCCGAGCGGCTGCCGCTTCCACACCCGGTGCTGGAAGGCCACGCAGATCTGCGCCACGCAGGAACCGCCGCTGCTGGCGCTGAAGCCGGGCCACCAGGTGGCCTGCCACCACCCGGAGAACGCCGCGGACCAGGCCCCGGGCGACCAGCCCCTGCCGGGCGCGGCGGACGCGGTGGCGACGGTCACGGAGTAA
- a CDS encoding trimeric intracellular cation channel family protein, which translates to MLHDLFPPGIQHALDLAGIFVFATAGALLAVRKNFDVFGIVVLALVTALGGGLFRDLVIGAVPPAAFGELSFFVTPLVAAAIVYFLHPEVQRINRAINVFDAAGLGLFCVTGTTKAYEYGLGLTASAALGVTTAVGGGVLRDVLVNEVPSLLRDREMYAVPALVGATMVAVFISMDALNGITTGLAIVTTFVLRLLAMRYHWRAPLAWNRRSSVAEEP; encoded by the coding sequence GTGCTCCACGATCTCTTCCCGCCCGGGATCCAGCATGCCCTGGACCTCGCCGGCATCTTCGTCTTCGCCACCGCAGGCGCCCTGCTCGCCGTCCGCAAGAACTTCGACGTCTTCGGCATCGTCGTCCTCGCCCTGGTCACGGCCCTGGGCGGCGGTCTCTTCCGCGACCTCGTCATCGGCGCCGTGCCGCCCGCCGCCTTCGGTGAGCTCAGCTTCTTCGTCACCCCGCTGGTCGCCGCCGCGATCGTCTACTTCCTGCACCCCGAGGTCCAGCGGATCAACCGCGCCATCAACGTCTTCGACGCGGCCGGCCTCGGACTGTTCTGCGTGACGGGCACGACCAAGGCCTACGAGTACGGCCTCGGTCTCACCGCCTCCGCGGCGCTCGGCGTCACCACGGCCGTCGGCGGCGGCGTCCTGCGCGACGTGCTGGTGAACGAGGTGCCCTCGCTGCTGCGCGACCGCGAGATGTACGCCGTGCCCGCCCTCGTCGGGGCCACGATGGTCGCCGTCTTCATCAGCATGGACGCGCTCAACGGCATCACCACGGGCCTGGCGATCGTCACCACCTTCGTTCTCCGCCTGCTCGCCATGCGCTACCACTGGCGGGCGCCGCTGGCCTGGAACCGGCGGTCGTCGGTGGCCGAAGAGCCGTAA
- a CDS encoding thioesterase family protein yields the protein MSHAAAKAFIGDSEFDRDTAITARAGEPGVYDAELSAGWTIIAAVNGGYLLALVGRALSAALPHPDPFTVSAHYLTSSVPGPAVIRTQVVRVGRTLSTGQASLFQYDENGVEIERIRVLASYGDLAALPDDVRTVAVPPAIPAYEDCIGPEAGPAPIPGSSAIVDRLRLRLDPATAGWAVGAPSGKGEMRAWFELADGRDADPLSILLAVDALPPTAFDLGLVAWTPTVELTTHVRRRPAPGPLRVSITTRNLAGGFLEEDAEVWDSSDHLVAQSRQLARALRPA from the coding sequence ATGTCACACGCAGCTGCCAAGGCATTCATCGGCGACAGTGAGTTCGACCGCGACACCGCCATCACCGCACGCGCGGGCGAGCCCGGGGTGTACGACGCGGAACTCTCCGCCGGCTGGACGATCATCGCCGCCGTGAACGGCGGCTACCTGCTGGCCCTGGTCGGCCGGGCCCTGTCGGCGGCCCTCCCGCACCCGGACCCGTTCACCGTCTCCGCGCACTACCTGACCTCATCCGTGCCCGGCCCCGCCGTGATCCGCACGCAGGTCGTCCGCGTCGGCCGCACCCTCTCCACGGGCCAGGCCTCGCTGTTCCAGTACGACGAGAACGGCGTCGAGATCGAGCGCATCCGCGTCCTCGCCTCCTACGGCGACCTCGCGGCCCTGCCGGACGACGTACGGACCGTCGCCGTGCCGCCCGCCATCCCCGCCTACGAGGACTGCATCGGCCCCGAGGCCGGCCCGGCCCCGATCCCCGGCAGCTCCGCCATCGTGGACCGGCTGCGCCTGCGGCTGGACCCGGCGACCGCCGGCTGGGCCGTCGGTGCGCCGTCCGGCAAGGGCGAGATGCGGGCCTGGTTCGAGCTGGCCGACGGCCGCGACGCCGACCCGCTGTCCATCCTCCTGGCCGTGGACGCGCTGCCGCCGACCGCCTTCGACCTCGGCCTGGTGGCCTGGACCCCGACGGTGGAACTCACCACCCACGTCCGGCGCCGCCCGGCCCCCGGCCCGCTCCGGGTCTCCATCACCACCCGCAACCTGGCCGGCGGCTTCCTGGAGGAGGACGCGGAGGTCTGGGACTCGTCGGACCACCTGGTCGCCCAGTCCCGCCAGCTGGCCCGCGCCCTGCGCCCGGCCTGA
- a CDS encoding cysteine desulfurase family protein: MAYLDHAATTPMLPEAAAAMTAQFAATGNASSLHAAGRRARRTVEEAREAFAEAVGARPSEVVFTAGGTEADNLAVKGLYWARRDADPARTRVIASPVEHHAVLDAVHWLAEHEGAQVEYLPVDRHGRVHADAFREAVGRNPDDVALATVMWANNEIGTVMPVRELAAIARESGIPLHSDAVQAFGQLDVHFGDSGLAAMTVSGHKIGGPYGIGALLLGRDQSPVPVLHGGGQERHVRSGTLDVPAVAAFAVAAVLAAERRERFAAEIGALRDELVVAVRAAVPDAVLGGDPDERLPANAHFSFPGCEGDSLLLLLDAQGIECSTGSACTAGVAQPSHVLLATGTDPQLARGTLRFSLGHTSTKEDVAALAAAIGPAVERARTAGLS, from the coding sequence ATGGCCTACCTCGACCACGCCGCCACCACCCCGATGCTGCCGGAGGCCGCCGCGGCGATGACCGCGCAGTTCGCCGCCACGGGGAACGCCTCCTCCCTGCACGCCGCCGGCCGCCGGGCCCGCCGTACCGTGGAGGAGGCCCGCGAGGCCTTCGCCGAGGCGGTCGGCGCCCGCCCCAGCGAGGTGGTCTTCACCGCCGGCGGCACGGAGGCCGACAACCTCGCCGTCAAGGGCCTCTACTGGGCCCGGCGCGACGCCGATCCCGCCCGGACCCGGGTCATCGCCAGTCCCGTCGAGCACCACGCCGTGCTCGACGCCGTCCACTGGCTCGCCGAGCACGAGGGCGCGCAGGTCGAGTACCTGCCCGTGGACCGCCACGGGCGCGTGCACGCCGACGCCTTCCGCGAAGCCGTCGGGCGCAACCCCGACGACGTGGCCCTGGCCACCGTGATGTGGGCCAACAACGAGATCGGCACCGTCATGCCGGTCCGCGAACTGGCCGCCATCGCCCGCGAGTCCGGGATCCCGCTGCACTCCGACGCCGTCCAGGCCTTCGGGCAGCTCGACGTCCACTTCGGCGACAGCGGCCTCGCCGCCATGACCGTCAGCGGCCACAAGATCGGCGGACCCTACGGCATCGGGGCACTGCTCCTCGGCCGGGACCAGAGCCCCGTACCCGTCCTGCACGGCGGCGGCCAGGAGCGGCACGTCCGTTCCGGCACCCTCGACGTACCGGCCGTCGCCGCCTTCGCCGTGGCCGCCGTGCTCGCCGCCGAACGGCGCGAGCGGTTCGCCGCCGAAATCGGCGCCCTGCGCGACGAACTGGTCGTCGCCGTCCGCGCGGCCGTGCCCGACGCCGTCCTCGGAGGAGACCCCGACGAGCGGCTCCCGGCCAATGCCCACTTCAGCTTCCCGGGCTGCGAGGGCGACTCCCTGCTGCTCCTGCTCGACGCGCAGGGCATCGAGTGCTCCACCGGATCCGCCTGCACCGCGGGCGTGGCCCAGCCGAGCCACGTCCTGCTGGCGACCGGTACCGACCCGCAGCTGGCCCGCGGCACCCTGCGCTTCTCCCTCGGCCACACCTCCACCAAGGAGGACGTCGCGGCCCTGGCCGCGGCCATCGGCCCGGCGGTGGAACGTGCCCGCACGGCGGGCCTCAGCTGA
- a CDS encoding N-acetylmuramoyl-L-alanine amidase → MDHIVEQGNKGQKSPGRTRRAVLFGGLGVLAVAGVAGREEIARGWWLIPGVAKPRKEGELDHVGANWTAASPANWRMADRPDDYRVDRIVVHVTQGGFESSVDAFRNPWHKASAHYIVRGDGHVEQMVRELDVAFHAGNRSMNERSVGIEHVGFVDRPQDFTDEMYAASARLAAGICRRYGIRADRAHIVGHSEVPGADHTDPGRHWDWNRYIGLVQQALDERDPVS, encoded by the coding sequence GTGGATCACATCGTCGAGCAGGGGAACAAGGGACAGAAGTCGCCGGGGCGGACCCGCAGGGCCGTGCTGTTCGGCGGGCTCGGGGTCCTCGCGGTGGCGGGGGTCGCCGGCCGGGAGGAGATCGCCCGGGGCTGGTGGCTGATACCGGGGGTGGCCAAGCCGCGCAAGGAGGGCGAGCTCGACCACGTGGGCGCGAACTGGACGGCGGCCTCGCCGGCGAACTGGCGGATGGCGGACCGGCCCGACGACTACCGGGTGGACCGGATCGTCGTCCATGTCACACAGGGCGGCTTCGAGTCCTCGGTGGACGCCTTCCGGAATCCGTGGCACAAGGCCTCGGCGCACTACATAGTGCGCGGGGACGGCCATGTGGAGCAGATGGTGCGGGAGCTGGACGTGGCCTTCCACGCCGGGAACCGCTCGATGAACGAGCGCAGCGTCGGCATCGAGCACGTGGGCTTCGTGGACCGCCCGCAGGACTTCACGGACGAGATGTACGCGGCTTCGGCCCGGCTGGCGGCAGGCATCTGCCGCCGGTACGGCATACGGGCGGACCGCGCCCACATCGTCGGCCACTCCGAGGTACCGGGCGCCGACCACACCGATCCCGGCCGCCACTGGGACTGGAACCGGTACATCGGCCTGGTGCAGCAGGCACTCGACGAGCGGGACCCCGTCAGCTGA
- the mnmA gene encoding tRNA 2-thiouridine(34) synthase MnmA, with protein MTENLPPAHRPLRILAAMSGGVDSAVAAARAVEAGHDVTGVHLALSANPQSFRTGARGCCTIEDSRDARRAADVIGIPFYVWDLAERFREDVVEDFISEYEAGRTPNPCLRCNEKIKFAALLDKALALGFDAVCTGHYATVVLNEDGSRELHRASDMAKDQSYVLGVLDEKQLAHALFPLGDTLTTKEEIRAEAEERGLAVAKKPDSHDICFIADGDTQGFLANRLGKAEGDIVDGATGEKVGTHDGAFGFTIGQRKGLRIGHPAPDGKPRYVLDISPVNNTVTVGPVEALDVTALTAIRPRWCGAVAAAPGTYTAQLRAHGGETEVFAEVVDGELRVSFTEPVRGVAPGQAIVLYDGTRVVGSATIATTTRAAATV; from the coding sequence ATGACTGAGAACCTGCCGCCCGCACACCGCCCGCTTCGCATCCTGGCCGCCATGTCCGGCGGAGTGGACTCCGCTGTCGCCGCCGCCCGTGCGGTCGAAGCCGGGCACGACGTGACCGGCGTCCACCTCGCGCTCTCCGCGAACCCGCAGTCCTTCCGGACCGGCGCCCGTGGCTGCTGCACCATCGAGGACTCCCGCGACGCCCGCCGCGCGGCCGACGTCATCGGCATCCCCTTCTACGTCTGGGACCTGGCCGAGCGCTTCCGCGAGGACGTGGTCGAGGACTTCATCTCGGAGTACGAGGCCGGGCGCACCCCGAACCCCTGCCTGCGCTGCAACGAGAAGATCAAGTTCGCGGCGCTGCTCGACAAGGCCCTCGCGCTCGGCTTCGACGCCGTCTGCACCGGCCACTACGCGACCGTCGTGCTGAACGAGGACGGCTCCCGCGAACTGCACCGCGCCTCCGACATGGCCAAGGACCAGTCCTACGTCCTCGGGGTCCTCGACGAGAAGCAGCTCGCCCACGCCCTCTTCCCCCTCGGTGACACCCTCACCACCAAGGAAGAGATCCGCGCCGAGGCCGAGGAGCGGGGGCTGGCCGTCGCGAAGAAGCCCGACAGCCACGACATCTGCTTCATCGCCGACGGCGACACCCAGGGCTTCCTCGCGAACCGCCTCGGCAAGGCCGAGGGCGACATCGTCGACGGGGCGACCGGCGAGAAGGTCGGCACTCACGACGGCGCCTTCGGCTTCACCATCGGCCAGCGCAAGGGCCTGCGCATCGGCCACCCCGCCCCCGACGGCAAGCCGCGCTACGTCCTCGACATCTCCCCGGTGAACAACACCGTCACCGTCGGCCCGGTCGAAGCCCTCGACGTCACGGCCCTCACCGCGATCCGCCCCCGCTGGTGCGGCGCCGTGGCCGCGGCCCCGGGCACGTACACCGCCCAGCTGCGCGCCCACGGAGGCGAGACCGAGGTCTTCGCCGAGGTCGTGGACGGCGAGCTGCGCGTCTCCTTCACCGAGCCGGTCCGGGGCGTCGCCCCCGGCCAGGCGATCGTGCTCTACGACGGCACCCGCGTGGTCGGCTCGGCCACCATCGCGACCACGACGCGGGCCGCCGCCACCGTCTGA